A genomic window from Sporosarcina sp. Marseille-Q4063 includes:
- the pta gene encoding phosphate acetyltransferase — MTDLFSEIQESLKGTQKTIVLPEGTDERVLKAAARLQSEGLVKPILLGNEDEVKNAASTAAINIENISIIDPATAPYFDELVEQFVERRQGKNTVEQARELLQTVNYFGTMLVYTGRADGLVSGAVHSTADTVRPALQIIRTKPGISRTSGAFIMMKGEERLVFADCAITVAPNSQELAEIAVASAKTARSFGINPRVAMLSFSTKGSAVTDETTKVADAVAIAKDIDPELTIDGEFQFDAAYVPEVAKTKAPDSMIQGDANVFVFPSLEAGNIGYKLTERLGGYEAIGPVLQGLNAPVNDLSRGCSADDVYKLSLLTAAQSL, encoded by the coding sequence ATGACTGATTTATTCAGTGAAATTCAAGAAAGTTTAAAAGGGACCCAAAAGACAATTGTATTGCCAGAGGGAACCGACGAACGTGTACTAAAAGCGGCAGCACGCTTACAAAGCGAAGGACTTGTGAAGCCGATTTTACTTGGGAATGAAGATGAAGTGAAAAATGCCGCTTCTACAGCAGCCATCAATATAGAAAACATCTCAATTATTGACCCCGCTACAGCACCCTATTTTGACGAACTCGTTGAACAATTCGTCGAACGCCGCCAAGGAAAAAACACAGTCGAACAAGCAAGAGAACTACTTCAAACAGTGAATTATTTCGGTACAATGCTCGTCTATACAGGACGTGCCGACGGACTTGTTAGCGGTGCAGTGCATTCCACGGCAGACACAGTTCGACCAGCGCTACAAATCATACGAACAAAACCAGGAATCTCAAGAACAAGCGGCGCCTTCATCATGATGAAAGGCGAAGAAAGACTCGTCTTTGCAGATTGCGCAATCACAGTCGCTCCGAATTCGCAAGAACTAGCAGAAATCGCAGTTGCAAGCGCGAAAACCGCACGTTCATTTGGAATAAATCCTCGTGTTGCCATGCTGTCATTTTCAACAAAAGGTTCAGCTGTGACAGACGAAACAACAAAAGTAGCCGATGCAGTGGCAATAGCAAAGGATATCGATCCAGAGCTAACAATAGACGGCGAGTTTCAGTTCGACGCGGCATACGTACCAGAAGTCGCCAAAACAAAAGCACCCGATTCAATGATTCAAGGCGATGCAAACGTATTTGTTTTCCCATCACTTGAAGCAGGGAACATCGGATACAAACTAACAGAAAGACTTGGAGGATACGAAGCAATCGGTCCAGTTTTACAAGGCTTGAACGCACCTGTCAACGATTTATCACGCGGTTGTTCCGCAGATGACGTGTACAAGCTAAGCCTGCTGACCGCAGCCCAAAGTCTTTAA
- a CDS encoding octanoyltransferase: MSSYESFLRIPEWRFMDESISAQKRSALESFAADDTLCHLVGQQMSIPAVRTWVHDKTIVLGIQDHRLPNISEATTVLENAGYQSIVRNSGGLAVVLDDGVLNISMILSEQNTSIDIPTGYEIMLEFVKLLFPEAEGRIKAYEIVGSYCPGSYDLSIDGLKFAGISQRRLRQGIAVQVYLCIEGSGGERAELIRELYDVGINGQATKFVYPTIKPEVMASLSELLNLELTVSDVNMRVQMLLRSLAENVATGGFHDDEMDMYAFYLNRVVERNKKMLIK; encoded by the coding sequence ATGTCATCATATGAATCTTTTTTACGCATCCCCGAATGGCGATTTATGGACGAATCGATTAGCGCCCAGAAACGTTCCGCGCTCGAATCATTTGCCGCGGATGATACGCTTTGCCATCTCGTCGGACAACAGATGAGCATTCCAGCGGTTCGAACGTGGGTTCACGATAAAACAATCGTCCTCGGCATTCAGGATCATCGGCTTCCGAACATTTCGGAAGCCACTACAGTATTAGAAAACGCAGGTTATCAATCAATCGTCCGAAATTCTGGCGGTCTAGCAGTCGTCTTGGACGATGGGGTTTTAAATATCTCGATGATTCTTTCAGAGCAGAACACATCGATTGATATTCCGACAGGTTATGAAATTATGCTTGAATTCGTAAAACTGCTATTCCCAGAAGCGGAGGGTCGAATTAAAGCCTATGAAATTGTCGGATCTTATTGTCCGGGTTCCTATGATCTTAGTATCGATGGATTAAAATTTGCGGGGATTTCACAACGGAGACTTCGCCAAGGAATCGCCGTTCAAGTGTACTTATGTATTGAAGGAAGTGGCGGGGAACGCGCGGAGTTAATTCGCGAACTATACGACGTGGGGATAAACGGCCAAGCAACGAAGTTTGTCTATCCAACCATAAAGCCGGAAGTAATGGCATCCCTTTCTGAACTGCTTAATCTCGAACTGACAGTGAGCGATGTAAATATGCGTGTTCAAATGTTATTGCGCTCACTCGCTGAAAATGTTGCGACAGGCGGTTTTCATGACGATGAAATGGACATGTACGCATTTTATTTAAACCGGGTCGTCGAACGCAATAAAAAAATGCTTATAAAATAA
- a CDS encoding RsfA family transcriptional regulator produces the protein MVKVRQDAWMEENDVLLAETVLRHVREGSTQLSAFEEVGDALNRTAAACGFRWNAVVRRDYEVELEDAKKERKQAIRMLGKDFKRRGQQLYTPTQGSNEDNRVAVPLSALTLDTVIAYLVRLHHSGAGDSESFRWRQTAKAANDTIKQLEKEINKLKNENETLRSDYEAFVQIMNRARRLVTLDGEDERTAPVFQMEQNGNLVSKEPPISF, from the coding sequence ATGGTGAAAGTTAGGCAGGATGCTTGGATGGAAGAAAATGATGTTTTATTGGCAGAGACGGTTCTTCGACACGTTCGAGAAGGCAGTACTCAATTAAGCGCCTTTGAAGAAGTCGGCGATGCTTTAAATCGTACGGCAGCTGCTTGCGGATTTAGATGGAACGCAGTGGTTCGACGCGATTATGAAGTAGAGCTCGAGGATGCCAAAAAGGAAAGAAAACAAGCGATTCGTATGCTTGGTAAAGATTTTAAGAGACGCGGTCAACAATTATACACACCTACACAAGGTAGCAACGAGGATAATAGGGTGGCGGTTCCACTATCTGCGTTAACGCTAGATACAGTCATCGCTTACCTTGTCCGCCTTCATCATTCGGGTGCGGGAGATAGCGAATCGTTCCGTTGGAGGCAAACAGCAAAAGCAGCAAATGACACGATTAAACAGCTTGAAAAGGAAATCAACAAGCTTAAAAACGAGAATGAAACGCTTCGCTCTGATTATGAAGCATTTGTTCAAATCATGAACCGCGCTCGCAGACTTGTCACGCTTGACGGCGAAGATGAACGTACCGCGCCTGTTTTCCAAATGGAACAGAACGGAAATCTCGTATCAAAAGAACCACCAATCAGCTTTTGA
- a CDS encoding HD domain-containing protein, protein MDYKNEKLIEEKVFKDPVHRYIHVNDKVIWDVIGTREFQRLRRIKQLGTTYLVFHGAEHSRFHHSLGVYEIVRRIVDDGFSGRPEWDDEERLVTLCAALLHDLGHGPYSHAFENVFDLDHEKFTQAIILGETEVNAVLRKVSPEFPQKIADVIGKTYPDKLVVSLISSQIDADRMDYLQRDAYFTGVSYGHFDMERILRVMRPSEDQAVVKSSGMHAVEDYIMSRYQMYWQVYFHPVSRSAEVILTKILHRAKYLYETGYEFKQQPVHFQTFFDKTLRLEDYIALDEGVMTTYFQMWTKESDEVLADLSNRFLNRRLFQYVEFNPAVEYEKMHEIKELFIEAGIDPEYYLVVDSSSDLPYDFYRPGEENERLPIFLKMPNGELSEISRSSDIVDAISGKRRTDHKLYFPEDLLEAGKADNPLYHKILQMLKN, encoded by the coding sequence ATGGACTATAAAAATGAAAAGTTAATCGAAGAAAAAGTGTTTAAAGATCCAGTTCATCGCTATATTCATGTCAACGACAAAGTCATCTGGGATGTAATCGGAACACGTGAATTCCAGCGCCTCAGACGAATCAAACAACTAGGGACAACCTATCTTGTGTTCCACGGGGCCGAACATAGTCGTTTTCATCATTCGCTCGGCGTCTATGAAATCGTTCGTCGCATTGTAGACGACGGTTTTAGCGGCCGACCGGAATGGGACGATGAAGAACGTCTCGTCACGCTTTGCGCGGCACTATTACATGATTTGGGACATGGTCCATATTCACACGCCTTTGAAAATGTCTTCGATCTCGATCATGAAAAATTCACGCAAGCAATTATCCTCGGCGAAACTGAAGTGAATGCGGTACTCAGAAAAGTATCACCAGAATTTCCGCAAAAAATTGCCGATGTCATCGGAAAAACATATCCCGACAAATTAGTCGTTAGTTTAATCTCGAGTCAAATCGATGCCGATCGAATGGATTATTTACAACGAGACGCTTATTTTACAGGCGTATCCTACGGTCATTTCGACATGGAAAGAATTTTGCGCGTGATGCGTCCGTCAGAAGACCAAGCCGTCGTGAAATCCAGCGGAATGCATGCGGTGGAAGACTATATCATGAGCCGCTACCAAATGTATTGGCAAGTCTATTTTCATCCTGTTTCAAGAAGCGCGGAAGTTATTTTAACAAAAATACTCCACCGGGCTAAATATTTATATGAAACTGGTTATGAATTCAAGCAACAGCCTGTCCACTTTCAAACGTTTTTCGATAAAACATTACGATTGGAAGACTATATCGCACTAGATGAAGGCGTGATGACGACTTATTTTCAAATGTGGACGAAAGAATCGGACGAGGTACTCGCCGATTTAAGTAATCGTTTCCTCAACCGGCGCCTCTTTCAATACGTTGAATTTAATCCGGCCGTTGAATATGAAAAAATGCATGAAATCAAAGAACTTTTTATAGAAGCGGGAATCGATCCAGAATATTATCTCGTGGTAGACTCATCATCAGATTTACCGTATGATTTTTATCGACCGGGGGAAGAGAATGAACGACTTCCAATATTTTTGAAAATGCCAAACGGCGAATTAAGCGAAATATCTCGTTCATCGGACATCGTCGACGCAATTTCAGGAAAACGCAGAACCGATCACAAACTTTATTTTCCAGAGGATTTATTAGAAGCGGGGAAAGCAGACAATCCGTTGTATCATAAAATTTTACAGATGTTGAAAAACTAG
- a CDS encoding YwgA family protein, translating to MLQEHAKIVQFISLAEEVTGRKKLQKMIYIAKKMDFPFSEKFELHMYGPYSEELTLRVEELCEMGFLNEQRIDKGSYVQYQYDVSGEGQRFLETAEKVPDSLSNFIQKMQAKSSRFLELVSTLLYFDHFEKKEQIEKVQVVKNKLKFSEAEIEDAFVFLNDLELISN from the coding sequence TTGTTGCAAGAACACGCAAAAATCGTGCAATTTATTTCATTGGCGGAAGAAGTCACCGGACGAAAAAAGCTCCAGAAAATGATTTACATCGCAAAAAAGATGGATTTCCCTTTCTCAGAGAAATTCGAACTACATATGTATGGACCCTATTCAGAAGAATTAACCTTACGCGTGGAAGAATTATGCGAAATGGGTTTTCTGAACGAACAACGCATCGACAAAGGATCCTATGTGCAATACCAATACGATGTATCCGGCGAGGGACAACGGTTTCTAGAAACAGCTGAAAAAGTTCCCGACAGCCTTTCGAATTTCATTCAAAAAATGCAAGCGAAAAGTTCAAGATTTCTAGAGCTGGTCTCAACCCTTTTATATTTCGACCACTTCGAGAAAAAAGAACAAATTGAAAAAGTTCAAGTCGTCAAAAACAAATTGAAGTTTTCCGAAGCGGAAATTGAAGACGCATTTGTATTTTTAAATGACCTAGAATTAATTTCGAATTAA
- a CDS encoding 2-hydroxymuconate tautomerase, giving the protein MPYVTVKMFEGRTDEQKRALCEKVTEAVSETTGAPAENVVVFIEEMSKNDYAVAGKRPVDE; this is encoded by the coding sequence ATGCCATATGTAACTGTGAAAATGTTTGAAGGTCGTACTGATGAACAAAAACGTGCGCTATGTGAAAAAGTAACTGAAGCTGTTTCAGAAACGACAGGTGCGCCTGCTGAGAATGTTGTTGTTTTCATTGAAGAAATGTCAAAGAATGATTACGCCGTAGCTGGGAAACGCCCTGTTGATGAGTGA
- a CDS encoding YwhD family protein translates to MGNEQKPKPKMGFTIIKDDPTDGHKGFGIGSLSLENVSPVIIDVEEEVATIEIGAMHARSPLERGIRFLPTREESANGKAYWLIWVTIDYKEEGPYYSGVTACEMVIDRSIRRGYKNFVDHMNRMDRSMKGKIMVDDMDDTSKRVLAEFLKEHNEEIWNRSNAELHDGLRV, encoded by the coding sequence ATGGGAAATGAACAAAAACCAAAACCGAAAATGGGTTTTACAATCATAAAAGATGATCCGACTGACGGTCACAAAGGATTCGGAATTGGATCATTGTCATTGGAAAATGTATCGCCGGTCATTATCGACGTTGAAGAAGAAGTAGCAACGATTGAAATTGGCGCAATGCATGCGAGAAGCCCTCTCGAACGAGGCATTCGATTTTTACCAACACGTGAAGAGTCCGCAAACGGAAAAGCGTACTGGCTAATTTGGGTGACCATTGATTATAAAGAAGAAGGCCCTTATTATTCCGGCGTGACGGCATGTGAAATGGTGATTGATCGTTCCATCCGCCGAGGTTATAAAAATTTTGTGGATCATATGAATCGCATGGACCGCTCCATGAAAGGGAAAATCATGGTCGATGACATGGACGACACATCCAAACGCGTACTAGCAGAATTTTTAAAAGAACATAACGAAGAAATATGGAATCGCAGCAACGCTGAATTACATGATGGGTTGCGCGTATAA
- a CDS encoding transglycosylase domain-containing protein, with product MRRTVYVKKQKRRIFWRRISLLTLTMLTAMLTLYGSLRLYAQIAGAPSLSVPKASVFLDNNDHQIGDKFTAERRYWVGLDEISPFLLDAVIATEDRNFYEHHGFDYKRIAGAVLKDVKTRSMAEGASSITQQYARNLYLTHTKTWTRKINEALYAYRLELFYDKDTILEGYLNTVYFGHGMYGVEAASKYYFGKSAIDLTLEESAVITAIAKGPSVYSPVDHPNNSEKRKELILALMKNQGFITEAQAKRAMEVPIALKAEEWIDAKRVAPYFLDEVWREAERILSEKGRSPAEGGWTIRTTLDQHHQKTAEEVIAKWMPESGLQVGFISIEPESGAITSIVGGVDYNESPFNRATQAKRQPGSAMKPILYAAALENGFNPLTFMFPEKTIFTYDDKTYEPKNVNGKFASHPISLAQALAISDNVYAVKTWKEVGDKNFQGMANRLGLDIDLPDAPATALGTTEVSLLKITNAFSRIAASGLDIEATTINSITDAEGKVVYEKPTKKVKRVLSEQDAFVLTHMMTGMFDPVFNDYSSSTGLSMRPKMTRPYAAKSGTTLWDQHLVGYSPSLAAGIWTGYDVDLRLESAEDKAASKKIWIEFMEAAHSGKTAEAFIPPDGVNGVIIDVETGGLAVTECEKQRLVYVKERDMPQKLCTDKSLQENRNSDEDGGFNLFPFSFFD from the coding sequence ATGCGACGTACAGTTTATGTGAAAAAGCAAAAAAGACGTATTTTTTGGCGCAGGATTTCTTTGCTCACTTTGACCATGCTTACAGCGATGCTCACATTATATGGTTCACTTCGGCTATATGCGCAAATAGCTGGCGCGCCGTCACTTAGTGTTCCGAAAGCTTCGGTTTTTCTCGATAATAATGATCATCAAATTGGCGATAAGTTTACGGCGGAAAGGCGATATTGGGTTGGTTTGGATGAAATTTCACCATTTTTGCTAGACGCTGTCATTGCAACTGAAGATCGAAATTTTTATGAGCATCACGGATTTGATTACAAACGGATTGCTGGTGCGGTTTTGAAAGATGTAAAAACGAGAAGTATGGCTGAAGGTGCAAGTTCGATTACTCAACAGTATGCCCGAAATCTCTATTTGACACATACAAAAACATGGACGAGAAAGATTAATGAAGCGCTTTATGCTTATCGATTGGAGTTATTTTATGATAAAGATACGATTTTAGAAGGTTATTTGAACACTGTGTATTTCGGCCACGGGATGTACGGCGTGGAAGCGGCAAGTAAGTATTATTTTGGAAAGTCCGCGATAGATTTGACTTTGGAAGAATCAGCAGTCATCACAGCGATTGCGAAAGGGCCTTCGGTTTATTCGCCAGTTGACCATCCTAATAATTCAGAGAAACGGAAAGAACTTATTTTGGCTTTGATGAAAAATCAGGGTTTCATCACGGAAGCCCAGGCGAAACGAGCGATGGAAGTTCCAATTGCGTTGAAGGCAGAAGAATGGATCGACGCCAAGCGGGTTGCTCCTTACTTTTTGGATGAAGTGTGGCGAGAAGCTGAAAGAATCCTGTCAGAGAAAGGTCGCTCCCCCGCTGAAGGCGGATGGACAATTCGAACGACACTCGATCAGCACCACCAGAAAACGGCGGAAGAGGTTATTGCAAAATGGATGCCCGAGAGCGGACTTCAAGTCGGCTTTATCTCCATTGAACCTGAAAGTGGCGCGATTACTTCAATCGTGGGCGGAGTAGATTATAATGAAAGTCCTTTTAATCGGGCAACGCAAGCGAAACGCCAACCTGGCTCCGCGATGAAGCCGATATTATACGCAGCCGCATTGGAAAACGGATTTAATCCGCTGACGTTTATGTTTCCTGAAAAAACGATCTTCACGTACGACGATAAGACCTATGAACCGAAAAACGTGAATGGGAAATTTGCTTCTCATCCAATTTCGCTTGCGCAGGCATTGGCCATTTCTGATAATGTGTACGCGGTTAAGACTTGGAAAGAAGTCGGCGATAAAAACTTTCAAGGCATGGCTAATCGGCTCGGGTTAGATATTGACTTACCTGACGCGCCCGCGACTGCTCTCGGGACGACAGAAGTATCTTTATTGAAGATAACGAATGCTTTCAGTCGGATCGCGGCAAGTGGATTGGATATTGAAGCGACTACGATTAATTCGATTACAGATGCAGAAGGAAAAGTTGTCTATGAAAAACCGACAAAAAAAGTGAAGCGCGTTCTTTCTGAACAAGACGCATTCGTTCTAACGCATATGATGACCGGGATGTTCGATCCTGTTTTCAATGATTATTCTTCGTCGACTGGATTGTCGATGCGCCCCAAAATGACAAGACCGTATGCAGCGAAGTCGGGCACGACACTTTGGGATCAACACCTAGTCGGCTATTCTCCTTCATTGGCTGCCGGGATTTGGACGGGTTATGATGTTGACTTAAGATTGGAAAGTGCGGAAGATAAAGCCGCGTCGAAGAAAATATGGATTGAATTTATGGAAGCGGCGCATAGTGGAAAAACTGCTGAAGCATTTATTCCGCCTGATGGCGTGAACGGCGTTATTATCGATGTTGAAACGGGCGGCCTTGCCGTGACAGAGTGCGAAAAGCAACGGCTGGTCTATGTGAAGGAAAGAGATATGCCGCAAAAGTTATGTACGGATAAATCGTTGCAAGAAAATCGAAATAGTGATGAAGACGGCGGCTTTAATTTATTTCCTTTTTCGTTTTTTGATTGA
- a CDS encoding DUF1934 domain-containing protein, translating to MESKKIGQPVRIRLHSSIRHPGQEIETHELQATGRLIEKANTFYLKYDEDHNGENIQTTLKISEQDALIMRSGAVKMRLPFDTEQNRVGEYGNGPATFPLQVKTNHLEFTEESKGGQFKVQYELHTEGSLLGTYKLNITYTEGTK from the coding sequence GTGGAATCGAAAAAGATAGGTCAACCTGTAAGGATTCGGCTTCATTCATCAATCCGGCATCCAGGACAGGAAATCGAGACACATGAATTACAAGCAACAGGTCGATTAATAGAAAAAGCGAACACGTTCTATTTGAAATACGATGAAGATCATAATGGTGAAAACATACAAACCACATTGAAAATAAGTGAACAGGACGCACTTATTATGCGAAGCGGCGCGGTTAAAATGCGACTCCCGTTTGATACAGAACAAAACAGGGTCGGCGAATACGGCAACGGACCCGCAACATTTCCGTTACAAGTGAAAACAAATCATCTTGAATTTACTGAGGAATCAAAAGGCGGTCAATTCAAAGTTCAATATGAATTACATACAGAAGGATCACTTCTAGGAACTTACAAATTAAACATCACCTATACGGAGGGAACAAAATGA
- the argS gene encoding arginine--tRNA ligase, whose product MNAVEQIQQKVKSAIHEAIVQAKLTEEENIPSVMLETPRNKENGDYATNIAMQLTKIAKKPPRAIADAIVEHIDKENGSIESIDVAGPGFINITLKKDYLQEVVKTVLDQGAAYGRSNSGNGEKIQVEFVSANPTGDLHLGHARGASVGDSLCNVLDFAGYNVEREYYINDAGSQIDNLALSVEARYFQALGEEKELPEDGYQGQDIIDIANKLVGDFGDKYKNMLEKERYDFFREYGLKYELEKLKTDLENFRVPFDNWFSESTLYGSGKIESAMNKLKENGHIFEEDGATWFRSTTFGDDKDRVLIKNDGSFTYITPDIAYHEDKIQRGFDTLINIWGADHHGYIPRMMAAIEALGYGKDKLEVIVAQMVHLYKDGERMMMSKRTGKAVTLRELVEDVGLDAVRYFFVMRSGDTQMDFDLDLAVSESNENPVYYAQYAHARISSILRQSKELDLNPSADGAALLTAEREIDLLKKIGDFPQVVADAARMRAPHRVATYIQELAATFHSFYNAEKVLDPENRELSEARLALITATRTTIANALNLIGVSAPERM is encoded by the coding sequence ATGAACGCAGTCGAGCAAATCCAACAAAAAGTGAAATCAGCCATACATGAAGCAATCGTTCAGGCAAAACTAACAGAAGAAGAAAATATACCATCCGTCATGCTGGAAACGCCTAGAAATAAAGAAAACGGCGACTACGCAACAAATATCGCGATGCAACTCACAAAAATTGCGAAAAAGCCGCCACGTGCAATCGCGGATGCCATCGTCGAACATATCGACAAAGAAAATGGATCCATCGAGTCTATCGATGTTGCAGGTCCTGGTTTTATTAACATCACATTGAAAAAAGATTATTTACAAGAAGTCGTGAAAACGGTTCTTGACCAAGGCGCGGCATACGGTCGCAGTAATTCAGGCAACGGGGAGAAAATTCAAGTCGAGTTCGTATCCGCGAATCCGACAGGCGATCTTCATTTAGGTCATGCGCGCGGAGCATCAGTCGGAGATTCCCTTTGTAACGTACTAGACTTTGCGGGCTATAACGTTGAAAGAGAATATTATATCAACGATGCAGGCAGTCAAATCGACAATCTAGCACTATCCGTTGAAGCACGTTACTTCCAAGCGCTTGGAGAGGAAAAAGAACTTCCAGAAGACGGCTATCAGGGACAAGATATTATCGATATTGCCAATAAGCTTGTTGGAGACTTCGGCGACAAATATAAAAACATGCTTGAAAAAGAACGTTATGACTTTTTCCGCGAATACGGTTTGAAATATGAACTTGAAAAGTTGAAAACAGACTTGGAAAACTTCCGAGTGCCTTTCGATAACTGGTTCTCAGAATCCACATTATACGGAAGCGGAAAAATAGAAAGCGCGATGAACAAACTGAAAGAGAACGGTCATATCTTTGAAGAAGACGGCGCGACTTGGTTCCGTTCAACGACATTCGGCGATGACAAAGACCGCGTGTTAATTAAAAATGACGGATCCTTCACGTACATCACGCCGGATATCGCTTACCATGAAGACAAAATCCAACGCGGATTCGACACGCTCATTAACATTTGGGGAGCAGACCACCACGGCTATATTCCGAGAATGATGGCGGCAATCGAAGCGCTAGGCTACGGAAAAGATAAATTAGAAGTAATCGTCGCGCAAATGGTGCATCTATATAAAGACGGCGAGCGCATGATGATGAGTAAACGTACTGGTAAAGCCGTTACACTACGTGAACTTGTCGAAGATGTTGGCCTCGATGCCGTTCGTTATTTCTTCGTGATGCGTTCTGGAGACACACAAATGGACTTCGACCTAGACCTTGCAGTTTCCGAGTCCAATGAAAATCCGGTGTACTATGCACAATACGCACACGCGCGAATCTCTTCAATTCTTCGCCAATCAAAAGAACTGGATCTCAATCCATCAGCAGACGGCGCTGCATTATTAACGGCAGAACGTGAAATTGATCTATTGAAGAAAATAGGAGATTTCCCGCAAGTAGTAGCGGACGCAGCAAGAATGCGCGCACCACACCGCGTTGCAACTTATATCCAAGAACTAGCAGCAACATTCCATTCATTCTACAACGCTGAAAAAGTCTTGGACCCTGAAAACCGCGAACTATCCGAAGCGCGTCTAGCACTAATCACAGCAACACGCACAACCATCGCAAACGCCCTAAACCTAATCGGCGTATCAGCACCAGAAAGAATGTAA
- a CDS encoding DUF2262 domain-containing protein, with the protein MEKILKSTELGIFVYNEELISYELEIDKVPWSLKMNDQMEKADQLMKRAEVLFKNRHEFNTKVKVSIAEELLDYKNDFWPVYDEDDENLDWDKVDAGEYDTTRERFTEAITLLGIEIKVDNIYLEYDDGDLFGGHRIHVLLDKNGQLLKAEI; encoded by the coding sequence GTGGAAAAGATTTTAAAAAGTACAGAGCTTGGAATATTTGTTTATAATGAAGAACTGATCTCCTATGAATTAGAAATAGATAAGGTTCCGTGGTCGTTAAAAATGAATGACCAGATGGAAAAAGCCGATCAATTGATGAAAAGAGCAGAAGTCCTATTTAAGAATAGGCACGAATTTAATACAAAGGTAAAAGTGTCTATTGCAGAAGAGCTGCTCGATTATAAAAATGATTTCTGGCCTGTGTACGATGAAGACGATGAAAACTTAGATTGGGACAAAGTGGATGCTGGAGAATATGATACAACCAGAGAACGATTTACTGAAGCCATTACTCTTTTGGGAATCGAGATAAAGGTTGATAACATTTATCTGGAGTACGATGATGGAGATCTATTTGGAGGACACCGAATTCATGTCTTACTTGATAAAAATGGGCAATTGTTGAAAGCTGAAATTTAA
- a CDS encoding class D sortase, whose amino-acid sequence MSVRKLISIILITVGAGICLYAAFQFSVAYFQQDKMLKEAKAFVSDEVISRDELTAKDTKPAVYDDLKEGDSIGILYIPRLDREIPIIEGTHEDELAKGVGHFSSTALPGQNDQILLSGHRDTVFRQYGELEHGDEIHVKMKNGTFVYTIYDTEIVDADDRTVIRSTAPDEILTLSTCYPFSYIGSAPDRYIIYAK is encoded by the coding sequence ATGTCTGTGCGTAAACTAATATCAATCATCCTAATAACCGTGGGCGCAGGAATTTGCCTATACGCAGCCTTTCAATTCAGCGTTGCCTACTTTCAACAAGACAAAATGTTGAAAGAAGCAAAAGCATTTGTCTCCGATGAAGTTATCTCGCGCGATGAATTAACAGCTAAGGACACTAAACCTGCCGTTTATGACGACTTAAAAGAAGGCGATTCAATCGGTATTTTGTACATTCCGCGGCTAGACCGTGAAATCCCAATCATAGAAGGAACCCACGAAGACGAATTAGCCAAAGGCGTAGGCCATTTCAGCAGCACCGCCTTACCCGGCCAAAACGACCAAATCCTATTATCAGGGCACCGCGACACCGTATTTCGCCAATACGGGGAGCTCGAGCACGGCGATGAAATTCACGTCAAAATGAAAAACGGCACATTCGTCTACACGATTTACGATACAGAAATCGTCGACGCCGACGACCGAACAGTCATCCGTTCAACAGCACCAGATGAAATTCTAACATTATCCACCTGCTATCCATTTTCCTATATCGGAAGCGCACCGGATCGGTACATCATCTACGCGAAATGA